In the genome of Microcoleus vaginatus PCC 9802, the window TTTGCTGGAGCTCCCCAGCGAGCATAAGCGTAGTAAGCGTCCGTTAGATAGACGCGGGCAATTTTATCTTTGCCTAATTCAAGGTAGAATTTAGCTGCCAATTCGCCTGCTAGTGCTTCTTCTTGGAGGTATTGGTTTTTTTTTGCCGTAGCAATGGCGCGATCGTACAAATCCATTGCTTCGAGCCTGTGTCCCAATACTCGTGCTATTTCTGCGGCTACTAAGTCATACTTGTGCTGATAATTCATCGGTGCATGGAAGGCCCAAGTTTGCATTTTTTCCTGCTTGGCTGCAACTTGGTTCAAGTATTGTTCTTGAGCGATCGAATCAGCATGGGGATACAGTGCCACCAGGGCGAGGGAATGGTAAAAATTGTACTGGGGAACCATCATCAACGAGCCGACACCCGCGACATATTGCTCTGCTAGGTGGGCATTTTCCACAGCCCGATCGCGATCGCCAAACAAATAATTCACCACCAATTTAGCAAAATAAACCCCAAAGATGGAAGAGACATTATTTGCTGCCAGCAAAACTGGTAACATTTCATCTTCATTAAAACTCTCGCCCACTAACCGACAATTGTCCTCAGCTAATCCTTGTAAGTTTAATGTAAGTTGTCGCCAGATTTTAGTATAATAAGTCTGATATTCTTGTTTGGAATTCAGCATTAGCTCGAGATACTGTTCGTATTTTGTATCTACAGAGCTTAACTCTTCGCCGCTAAAAAAGCTGTAGATGCAAAGATACATAGCCGAATAGCAAGCATACTCGATATCGCCAGTTTCTAAACCGCTTTGGACTGCTGATACCAAAGACGCTATGCTCGATCGACTCGGTTCTTTCCAATGTCTCACGCAAGCATTGTACACCATCACAACTTTCGAGTGAAATTCTTGGGATGGGAATTTATCTAATACCTGCAAAGATAGTTGGCCGTATTGATAGCCTAATTCAATTTCTCCGATTACTTCACAGATTAAACTGCAACAAGCATAGGCATAACTAGCCGGTGCAGAGTTCCCATATTTGCTACAAATATGTGCCATTGTAAACACAACGGCTGGGTAAAGTTCTGGACTAGCTAGATAAGCGGCAGAAGCGATCGCACATAAAATCCTCAAAGCAGCAATTTTATAAGGATCATTAATTTCGGGCAAATTAGCTAAGGCAGATATCTCTACTGTAGCGGGAAGTTTTGTTTCCAAAGAAACACCCAGCATTCCCAAAGCTTGCAATCCCGTATCTACTGCCGATTTCATCTGATTTTGAGCAATATAAGACTGAATTTTCGCTTCGTAAACTCTGAATTGATCGAGGAGATTGTGCGCTCGACATAGAACTATTTCCGCCAGTTGGTGCGACAAATCGAACTTGGTATTCAAATATTCGGCTTCAACCGCTTCTACATAGAGATCGATCGTTAAGTCGTATAAATTTGTCCAGCTATCATCTGCTACCAGGTTTCTGCCGATAGTTAAATAATCCACAGCAGCAGCATAAGCTGTAGAATTTTTAGCTTTACGTCCCGCAATTAAGTTCAAGGAAGCTAGTTGATTTCTTTCGGTGCGATCGACAATTAATTCCACTCCAATATTCAAGTGGTTGACAATATCAAATATTCGATCTTCTTTTTCATCTTCTGGGGTATTACTCAACAACAATCTGCCAATTTTTAGGTGAGTTGACTGTTTTGCCTCATCGGGAATCAAAGAATAAGAAGCTTGTTGAACGCGATCGTGCAAAAATTTGTAACTGGGCAATTGACAATCGGCAACAGCTAATGGTGTAGACTCTCCATCATCTGCAAAAAATTTGTAAACTTCACTTTGCGGTAAAATTAGACCTTCTTGCAATGCTTTCCATAAATCAGCCGCAGTATCTATTTGAGATTTTTCACAAACAACGGCTAAGGTTTCTAAATCAAATTGACTGCCAATACAAGCAGCTAGTTGTAAAATGTTTTGAGTAGTTAGCGGCAATTTTTGCAATTGAGTCGCCATAAATTCCACGACATCATCGCTGACTGCCAATTCTCTAATTTTAGTAATATCGCACTGCCAACCACCCCTTTGTCCCCCATCCAACGGGGTAAAATCGAAATAGATTAACTTATCTTCATGCAGCTTTTTGAGGAATTGATTGCTAAAAAAAGGATTGCCTTTAGTTTTTTGAAAAATCAATTCTGTTAAAGAAATCGAGCGAGACTGCGGACAACTTAAAGCATCAGCAACTAGACGATTTAAGTCAATTTTTGAAAGTGGCGCGAGAGTAATTTGATTAATTATAGGGGCTGGGCGCTCAATACTGCGATTTGGTAGATTGCGAATCTCTGATAAAGTCAGCATTAAGGGATGAACGCTGGAAACTTCATTATCTCGATAAGCGCCAATTAGCAGCAAATGTTGACCTTCTGATTCGCCGAGCAACAATTGCATTAGTTTCAGAGATGCTGAATCTGCCCATTGTAAATCATCTAAGAATATCACTAAGGGGTGATTTTTGGTAGCAAAGACACGAATGAACTTTTGAAATAACAGATTGAAGCGATTTTGTGCAGGACTGGGTTCTAATTCCTGGACAGGAGGTTGCTGGCCAATCAGCAGTTCTAATTCTGGGATAACATCAATAATTACCTGAGCATTATCGCCTAAAGCCGATAAGATTTGGGCTTGCCACTGCTGAACTTGAGTAACACTTTCTGTCAGTAATTGCTGCAGGAAACTTTGCAAAGCTTGTACCCAAGCTGAGAAGGGAATATCACGCCTGAATTGGTCGAATTTCCCTTTGATAAAGTATCCCCGCTGCTGGACGATTGGTTTGTGAACTTCGTTCACCACAGCGGTTTTGCCAATCCCGGAAAAGCCTGCTACCAACATGATTTCGGTAGTAGCTCTAGGGGGGAGTTTCTGAGGCTCTCGGCTGCTACTAGGGGAAACCTCCAAATCGGCGGCTGCGAAATTTTCTTGGGGACAAGCGACCCGCTGGAAGGCTGCGAATAGGGCCAAAACTTCGCTTTCTCTGCCGTAAAGTTTTTCTGGAATGACAAAGCGTTCGGAAATGTCTCTGCTGCCTAATTCAAACAGTTGAATAGTGCCATGATCTGAGTATTCTTTTAAGCATTTTTCTAAATCGTGTTTGATGCCACCAACTGTTTGATAGCGTGCTTCGGCTGTTTTCGCCATCAGTTTGAGCACTATGTCATTCAATACTTGGGGGATGACAGGATTGAGGGCGATCGGGTGAATTGGCTGGCGAGCAATGTGAGAGTGAACCAATTCCATCGGATCGTTAGATTGGAATGGCAATTGTCCTGTCAACAGTTCGTAAAAAGTTACTCCTAGTGAGTAAAAATCGGTGCGGTAGTCAATCCCACGATTCATTCTTCCAGTTTGTTCGGGAGACATATAAGCTAATGTCCCTTCTAAGATGTTGGGATTTTTAATTTGTGGATTTTCTCGAGGTAAAAGCGAGGAAATACTAAAGTCTATTATTTTAACTTCTTGAGTTTTAGGGTTAATTATAATGTTCTGGGGTTTGATATCTTTGTGAATAACTTGGTGGTTATATATTGATTCTAAACAAAAGCAGATTTTAATGGCTATTTGTAAAAAATTTTCTAGGCTAGTGGTAATTGTGTCCTTGAGGTTCCAAGCATCATTGGTGATGTATTCTGCTAGAGAAATTCCGCCAAAATCCTCCATCACTAAGGCA includes:
- a CDS encoding GAF domain-containing protein, producing the protein MISIPGYRAIEQLYSGSRTLVYRGFSESDNQPVVIKLLKSEYPTFSELVQFRNQYTIAKNIENSGIVKHLSLEVYRNGFALVMEDFGGISLAEYITNDAWNLKDTITTSLENFLQIAIKICFCLESIYNHQVIHKDIKPQNIIINPKTQEVKIIDFSISSLLPRENPQIKNPNILEGTLAYMSPEQTGRMNRGIDYRTDFYSLGVTFYELLTGQLPFQSNDPMELVHSHIARQPIHPIALNPVIPQVLNDIVLKLMAKTAEARYQTVGGIKHDLEKCLKEYSDHGTIQLFELGSRDISERFVIPEKLYGRESEVLALFAAFQRVACPQENFAAADLEVSPSSSREPQKLPPRATTEIMLVAGFSGIGKTAVVNEVHKPIVQQRGYFIKGKFDQFRRDIPFSAWVQALQSFLQQLLTESVTQVQQWQAQILSALGDNAQVIIDVIPELELLIGQQPPVQELEPSPAQNRFNLLFQKFIRVFATKNHPLVIFLDDLQWADSASLKLMQLLLGESEGQHLLLIGAYRDNEVSSVHPLMLTLSEIRNLPNRSIERPAPIINQITLAPLSKIDLNRLVADALSCPQSRSISLTELIFQKTKGNPFFSNQFLKKLHEDKLIYFDFTPLDGGQRGGWQCDITKIRELAVSDDVVEFMATQLQKLPLTTQNILQLAACIGSQFDLETLAVVCEKSQIDTAADLWKALQEGLILPQSEVYKFFADDGESTPLAVADCQLPSYKFLHDRVQQASYSLIPDEAKQSTHLKIGRLLLSNTPEDEKEDRIFDIVNHLNIGVELIVDRTERNQLASLNLIAGRKAKNSTAYAAAVDYLTIGRNLVADDSWTNLYDLTIDLYVEAVEAEYLNTKFDLSHQLAEIVLCRAHNLLDQFRVYEAKIQSYIAQNQMKSAVDTGLQALGMLGVSLETKLPATVEISALANLPEINDPYKIAALRILCAIASAAYLASPELYPAVVFTMAHICSKYGNSAPASYAYACCSLICEVIGEIELGYQYGQLSLQVLDKFPSQEFHSKVVMVYNACVRHWKEPSRSSIASLVSAVQSGLETGDIEYACYSAMYLCIYSFFSGEELSSVDTKYEQYLELMLNSKQEYQTYYTKIWRQLTLNLQGLAEDNCRLVGESFNEDEMLPVLLAANNVSSIFGVYFAKLVVNYLFGDRDRAVENAHLAEQYVAGVGSLMMVPQYNFYHSLALVALYPHADSIAQEQYLNQVAAKQEKMQTWAFHAPMNYQHKYDLVAAEIARVLGHRLEAMDLYDRAIATAKKNQYLQEEALAGELAAKFYLELGKDKIARVYLTDAYYAYARWGAPAKIHDLEQKYPQLLYQILEQKTSLYAGDTIDQTIVEPLTSTGNNIGNRLDLATVIKASQAISGEINVEELLSTLIRILTQNAGASKGSIILERAGKLSIVAKCLDERCYLPNIPLSQSQHLPITAINYVWRTRETLVINDIATENIFAADPYIIQHQPKSVLCTPIVNQGKAIGILYLENSLAPGAFTPDRLEVLKILSSQAAISLENALLYQTLEDKVEERTAQLAQANQAISALNQRLKTENLRMSAELDILKQMQQLILPKPAELAAIAELDIAGFMEPAEEVGGDYYDVLCTDGVVTVCIGDVTGHGLESGILMVMTQAAVRALKEVQEIDPVRFLDTLNRTIYKNVQRMNSDKNMTLALLNYADSTISISGQHEETLVVRKGGQIQRIDTIDLGFPIGLDEDISDWISHVLVDLEPGDGVVLYTDGIPEARNMHKKFYGIERLCEVVSQNWHLSAEQIKEATIDDLRKFIGKQKVFDDITLLVLKQQGNIVHNL